A section of the Desulfomonile tiedjei genome encodes:
- the bioF gene encoding 8-amino-7-oxononanoate synthase: MNKTAKNHWGPEIEKLRFQGLYRTMPSVAGLPGRVITVNGKDVVNFSGNNYLGLAGHPEVVRAAKASVEHYGAGATASRLIAGNTELHLELETFIAAWKGTEAAVVFGSGYQANVGILSALADKEDLIISDQYNHASIIDGCRLSRAKVMIYPHLDVDRVEQFLKLNGFRRKLVVTESVFSMDGDRAPLRQIDDLCKRWGAVLMVDEAHATGVLGPQGKGLAAEVGVVPEIQMGTLGKAVGSAGAYVAGSRGLVDLVINRARSLIYTTAGPPGVIGASLAALKIVASQEGNRRRKSLKENTILFQGLLERELGFSAEASHIVPIVIGDSRRTMEVSAACLSVGIFAHGIRYPTVPEGAARLRFTLMSEHTAQDLNKAVAVMAASMSAVNEEQDARVASVKSR, translated from the coding sequence ATGAACAAGACGGCGAAAAATCATTGGGGCCCGGAAATCGAGAAACTAAGATTTCAGGGCCTTTACCGAACCATGCCTTCAGTCGCGGGATTGCCGGGTCGCGTTATAACGGTCAATGGCAAAGATGTCGTGAATTTCTCAGGCAACAACTATCTGGGACTTGCCGGCCACCCGGAGGTGGTTCGGGCCGCGAAGGCGTCGGTCGAACACTATGGAGCGGGGGCAACCGCGTCGCGGTTGATAGCGGGCAACACCGAACTGCACCTGGAACTCGAGACCTTTATCGCTGCTTGGAAAGGAACCGAAGCAGCTGTGGTTTTCGGGAGCGGTTACCAGGCAAATGTGGGAATCCTCTCTGCCTTAGCGGATAAGGAGGACCTGATCATTTCGGATCAGTACAACCATGCGAGCATCATAGACGGCTGCCGGCTCTCTCGAGCCAAAGTCATGATCTATCCTCATCTTGACGTTGACCGGGTCGAGCAATTCCTCAAGCTGAATGGTTTTCGACGTAAGCTGGTTGTGACTGAATCCGTATTTTCCATGGACGGCGACCGAGCCCCGCTCCGACAAATTGACGATCTGTGCAAGCGTTGGGGGGCTGTCCTCATGGTTGATGAGGCCCATGCCACCGGTGTCCTGGGGCCTCAGGGAAAAGGATTGGCCGCTGAGGTCGGCGTGGTCCCCGAGATACAAATGGGGACATTGGGCAAGGCTGTGGGCTCGGCAGGAGCGTACGTCGCGGGGAGCCGCGGCCTGGTGGACCTTGTAATAAACAGGGCTCGATCCCTCATATATACCACTGCTGGGCCTCCGGGCGTCATTGGGGCTTCGCTTGCCGCTCTGAAGATAGTGGCCTCGCAAGAAGGAAACCGGAGAAGAAAAAGCCTGAAAGAGAACACGATTCTGTTTCAGGGCCTGCTGGAACGCGAACTGGGATTTTCCGCCGAGGCGAGCCATATCGTACCAATAGTAATCGGCGATTCTCGGCGCACCATGGAAGTTAGCGCGGCCTGTTTGTCAGTCGGCATCTTCGCTCATGGAATTCGGTATCCCACGGTGCCAGAAGGCGCTGCTCGGCTCAGATTCACTCTCATGAGCGAGCATACCGCTCAGGACCTTAACAAAGCGGTAGCCGTGATGGCCGCGTCGATGAGTGCCGTGAACGAAGAGCAAGACGCTAGGGTCGCATCGGTAAAGAGTCGTTGA
- a CDS encoding FHA domain-containing protein codes for MFQLTIVRPDGQEVEQSFTAHRTVVGRQEKCDLCLMDNMVSRNHCLILQEGQRVVVKDLDSLNGTWVNGRRIKNRRGIKEGDVLQIGPFRLIFQPEASANIPLQSQTLDMTQLQQETFVHKHETENVMKPLGMISNYLSETSSEPTPVPTKVRRERLNRNLLTLYSITEQLVATKDLEEILDYIMDQIFEIFSPSQATILLKEKDPIPVPRKQRTADGEGIVRPVSTTIINRILGDRVSVLTDNALEDPRFEMGDSVVIDGIRSVMAAPIWEDRVILGVLYVDRLDIIGGFNPEDLDLLTAIGHQAALAIQRWKLTERLREEAVKSAVIRENLRRFHSSRVVDLIVEGMADLEVKETVASIFFCDIVGFTTLCETSTPRQLQEVLNLFCTTVNRAVFHEQGTLDKFIGDAAMAIFGAPLQQEDAPVRAIRSALRIREVLSEDVSSLPFDLRFRVRYGINTGPAIVGNFGSDERMDYTVLGHAVNVASRISQSAEPDQILVGQETYDQIKDKNLFVLEKVGTRALKGLKGKLRLFEVKGFL; via the coding sequence ATGTTCCAGCTCACAATCGTTCGACCTGACGGTCAAGAGGTAGAGCAGTCCTTTACAGCTCACCGGACAGTGGTGGGGCGTCAGGAAAAATGTGACCTTTGCCTGATGGACAACATGGTTTCGCGGAACCACTGCCTGATATTGCAGGAGGGGCAAAGGGTCGTAGTGAAGGATTTGGACAGCCTTAACGGCACCTGGGTGAACGGTCGTAGAATCAAGAACCGACGCGGCATCAAGGAGGGAGATGTCCTACAGATCGGACCGTTTCGGCTTATTTTCCAACCGGAAGCCTCTGCGAACATTCCCTTGCAAAGCCAAACTCTCGACATGACGCAGCTCCAGCAGGAGACCTTCGTTCACAAGCATGAGACCGAAAATGTGATGAAGCCTCTCGGCATGATCAGCAATTACCTGTCTGAGACTTCAAGCGAGCCGACACCGGTCCCCACGAAGGTTCGCCGCGAGCGCTTAAATAGGAACCTGCTCACTCTATACAGTATTACCGAGCAACTGGTAGCTACCAAGGACCTCGAAGAAATCCTCGACTACATCATGGATCAGATCTTCGAGATCTTTTCTCCATCCCAGGCAACGATCCTTCTCAAAGAAAAAGACCCCATACCCGTTCCCAGAAAGCAGCGAACCGCAGATGGGGAAGGAATCGTCCGGCCGGTCAGCACGACCATAATCAACCGAATACTTGGCGATCGTGTTTCGGTATTGACCGACAACGCGTTGGAAGACCCGCGTTTCGAGATGGGAGACAGCGTGGTCATTGACGGCATCCGGTCGGTAATGGCGGCACCGATCTGGGAAGACCGCGTGATCCTGGGTGTACTTTATGTGGATCGATTGGACATCATCGGGGGCTTCAATCCCGAGGACCTGGACCTGCTGACGGCCATCGGCCATCAGGCGGCCCTTGCCATACAGCGGTGGAAACTTACTGAAAGGCTGCGAGAAGAAGCTGTCAAGAGCGCGGTAATCCGCGAGAACCTGAGACGCTTCCATTCGTCACGGGTGGTGGATCTGATTGTAGAGGGCATGGCCGATCTGGAAGTCAAAGAAACAGTTGCCAGCATCTTTTTTTGCGACATTGTGGGGTTTACTACGTTGTGCGAGACCAGCACACCTCGCCAGCTTCAGGAGGTGCTCAACCTCTTTTGCACCACGGTGAATCGCGCGGTCTTTCATGAGCAGGGCACGCTGGACAAATTCATAGGAGATGCGGCAATGGCCATTTTCGGCGCACCCTTGCAGCAAGAAGACGCTCCGGTACGTGCGATACGGTCGGCTCTGCGGATCCGAGAGGTCCTTTCGGAGGATGTCTCGAGCCTGCCTTTTGATCTGCGATTTCGGGTGCGCTACGGCATCAATACAGGTCCGGCAATTGTCGGCAACTTCGGCTCGGACGAAAGGATGGATTACACCGTCCTGGGCCACGCTGTTAATGTGGCTTCCAGGATTTCGCAGTCCGCGGAACCTGACCAGATCCTCGTCGGTCAAGAGACCTATGACCAAATTAAAGACAAGAACCTCTTTGTCTTGGAAAAGGTTGGGACCAGAGCCCTGAAGGGACTGAAGGGCAAGTTGAGGCTTTTTGAGGTGAAGGGCTTTCTGTGA
- a CDS encoding PilZ domain-containing protein produces MSVENPTGSADNRRRATRKYMLFKIPAYDGQSRRFLGLVQDITDSGVQLFGVQVEANTTRTLIIQASDYIKSAPLEFDAVCRWSRRENPQGYYVSGFEIVNISAESRESLTKLIDFITLG; encoded by the coding sequence ATGAGCGTGGAGAATCCCACGGGATCGGCCGACAATCGCAGGAGAGCCACCAGAAAATATATGTTGTTCAAGATCCCCGCTTACGATGGGCAGTCAAGGAGATTTCTCGGGCTTGTTCAGGATATCACTGATAGTGGGGTACAGTTGTTCGGGGTCCAAGTGGAGGCCAACACCACCCGGACTTTAATAATTCAGGCGTCGGATTACATCAAGAGCGCTCCCTTGGAGTTTGATGCGGTCTGCAGGTGGAGCAGAAGGGAAAATCCCCAGGGGTATTACGTTTCGGGGTTCGAGATAGTCAATATCAGTGCTGAATCGAGGGAGAGCCTGACCAAGCTGATAGATTTCATCACTCTGGGTTGA
- a CDS encoding MBL fold metallo-hydrolase, with the protein MKITFWGTRGSIAAPGRDTVIYGGNTTCIEIALSSGRTVVIDAGTGIRSLGDSLLQRDNPVNMHLLITHIHWDHVMGFPFFGPLFRENSHIVVDGFGRGMEGLKRVFSSNYVDGTWPVRFEDLRARIEHTQQFRRDHFELDDTLIRSHKLQHPQGGMGFSFKEQTGMFIFLTDNELLEHAWAGTGFKDFVVFCSEADVLVHDCQYVPEEMKIKTGWGHSDVASVARLALEAGVKKLLLFHHDPWRTDEAVSAMVARCREILRRAGSNCVVEAAREGTSFSV; encoded by the coding sequence ATGAAAATTACTTTTTGGGGCACAAGAGGTTCAATTGCCGCTCCGGGTCGAGACACGGTGATATATGGCGGCAACACCACATGTATTGAGATTGCACTTTCTTCCGGGCGAACGGTAGTAATTGATGCGGGGACAGGCATCAGGAGCCTCGGAGATTCCTTGTTGCAGCGTGACAATCCCGTGAACATGCACCTGTTGATAACTCACATTCACTGGGATCATGTCATGGGCTTTCCCTTTTTTGGGCCCCTTTTCCGAGAAAACAGCCACATAGTGGTGGATGGGTTCGGCAGAGGCATGGAGGGTCTTAAACGAGTCTTCAGCTCCAATTATGTCGACGGAACATGGCCCGTCAGATTTGAAGATCTCAGAGCGCGAATAGAACATACCCAACAGTTTCGGCGGGATCATTTCGAACTTGACGACACTCTTATCCGCTCGCACAAGTTGCAGCATCCGCAGGGAGGCATGGGCTTCAGCTTCAAGGAACAGACCGGCATGTTTATCTTTCTCACGGACAACGAGCTGCTGGAGCACGCGTGGGCTGGAACGGGCTTCAAGGACTTCGTAGTGTTTTGCAGCGAAGCGGATGTCCTGGTCCATGATTGCCAGTATGTCCCCGAGGAGATGAAAATCAAGACGGGTTGGGGCCATTCGGACGTAGCCTCGGTCGCGCGGCTGGCATTGGAGGCCGGGGTGAAGAAGCTGCTTCTTTTCCACCACGATCCCTGGCGGACCGATGAGGCGGTATCCGCAATGGTAGCACGTTGCCGCGAAATCCTGCGCCGGGCCGGTTCAAATTGCGTGGTCGAAGCCGCTCGGGAAGGCACATCCTTTTCCGTCTGA